One part of the Brevundimonas sp. NIBR11 genome encodes these proteins:
- a CDS encoding phytoene desaturase — protein sequence MRDVTAKRAVVIGAGFGGIALAIRLQRAGVQTTLIEKRDKPGGRAYVWKEQGFTFDAGPTVITDPDCLEELFEGTGRSLSDYAELMPVDPFYRLCWEDGKSFDYNDDQAAMERQIASFNPADVEGYNRFHAYSEELYQEGYVKLGAVPFQSFWSMIKAAPELARLESWNSVHTMVAKHIQDPHLQQAFSFHTLLVGGDPFKTSSVYGLIHALERRGGVWFARGGTGALIAGLVKAFEDLGGTVRLNTSVERIETEGDRATGVVLDSGETLSADMVASNADVVHTYDKLLGRTPRGQAKAKSLRSKRFSMSLFVLHFGTSQPQKQLAHHTICFGPRYRELISEIFSGPTLPEDFSLYLHAPCATDPSMAPEGMSSHYVLSPVPHLGAADIDWETKGPEYREKIIDYLEERYIPNLRRDLVTTRIWTPADFKEDLNAHLGSAFSLEPILTQSAWFRPHNRDDVISNLYVVGAGTHPGAGIPGVVGSAKATAGLMLEQAAKVP from the coding sequence CGCCCTGGCCATCCGCCTCCAGCGCGCGGGGGTGCAGACGACCCTGATCGAGAAGCGGGACAAACCCGGCGGCCGCGCCTACGTCTGGAAGGAACAGGGCTTCACCTTCGACGCCGGTCCCACGGTCATCACCGACCCGGACTGTCTGGAGGAACTCTTCGAGGGGACGGGGCGGTCCCTGTCAGACTATGCCGAACTGATGCCCGTCGATCCCTTCTACCGGCTGTGCTGGGAGGACGGAAAGTCGTTCGATTACAACGACGACCAGGCGGCGATGGAGCGGCAGATCGCGTCGTTCAACCCGGCCGATGTCGAGGGCTACAACCGTTTCCACGCCTATTCGGAGGAGCTGTATCAGGAGGGTTACGTCAAACTGGGCGCGGTGCCGTTCCAGTCGTTCTGGTCGATGATCAAGGCAGCGCCCGAGTTGGCGCGGCTGGAAAGCTGGAACAGCGTCCACACCATGGTCGCCAAGCATATCCAGGATCCGCACTTGCAGCAGGCGTTCAGCTTCCACACCCTGCTGGTGGGCGGCGATCCGTTCAAGACGAGCAGCGTCTATGGCCTGATCCACGCGCTGGAGCGGCGCGGCGGGGTGTGGTTTGCGCGCGGCGGCACGGGCGCTCTGATCGCCGGTCTGGTCAAGGCCTTCGAGGATCTGGGCGGGACGGTGCGTCTGAACACCTCCGTCGAGCGGATCGAGACCGAAGGCGACAGGGCGACGGGCGTCGTGCTGGACAGCGGCGAGACCCTGTCGGCCGACATGGTCGCGTCGAACGCCGACGTGGTCCACACCTACGACAAGCTTCTGGGCCGGACGCCGCGCGGGCAAGCCAAGGCGAAGTCGCTGAGGTCCAAGCGGTTCTCGATGTCGCTGTTCGTGCTGCATTTCGGGACGTCGCAGCCGCAGAAGCAACTGGCCCACCACACCATCTGCTTCGGACCCCGCTATCGCGAACTGATCTCCGAAATCTTCTCGGGGCCGACGTTGCCCGAAGACTTCTCACTCTATCTGCATGCCCCCTGCGCCACCGATCCGTCGATGGCGCCCGAGGGAATGAGCAGCCACTACGTCCTGTCGCCCGTGCCTCATCTGGGCGCCGCCGACATCGACTGGGAGACCAAAGGCCCCGAGTACCGCGAAAAGATCATCGACTACCTTGAGGAGCGGTACATCCCGAACCTGCGCCGCGATCTGGTGACGACGCGGATCTGGACGCCGGCGGACTTCAAGGAGGACCTGAACGCCCACCTGGGCTCGGCCTTCTCCCTGGAGCCCATATTGACGCAGAGCGCCTGGTTCCGGCCGCACAATCGCGACGACGTCATTTCCAACCTGTATGTCGTCGGCGCCGGCACCCATCCGGGGGCGGGCATTCCCGGCGTGGTCGGTTCGGCCAAGGCGACGGCGGGGCTGATGCTGGAACAGGCCGCGAAGGTTCCATGA